ACACGATCTGCAGGATGAACACGGCAAACATCACGGCAAGCATGGCGGCGAGGATGTTTTCAGCACGCGCATGCAACCACGCGCCGAGGCCGGCCAGTCGTATCATCAGCAGTCTCCGCAGCAGAGGTTTGGCCAGGGTGGTGGCGCCCATTCGGGCGCCACCACGATCCGGGACAGGTCTAGAGCGCGTTGATGCGATCAACCACGCCTTCCGGCCAATCCTTGGCCAGATCGGAGTCGAGATATTTCTGCTGGGCGGTGCTGCGGAAGGCTTCCAGATCGGGTTCGTAGATCTTGAGGCCGGCTGACTCGAACTGGGTCAGCAGTTCGGCTTCGCGGTCGAGATGGGCCTGCTGGCTGAAGTCGATGGCGGCGGTGGCTGCTGCCTGGACGCTCTGCTGCTGCTCAGGCGTCATGGCATCCCAGGACGGCTTGGCGATGACCAAGAGGTCATAACCCACCAGATGGGAGGTCAGCACGATCTGCTGCATCACTTCGTAGAACTTCATGTTCTCGACGTTGGGCAGGGGATTGTCCTGGCCATCAATGGCGCCGGTCTGGAGGCCCGTATAGACCTCGGCATAGGCCATCGGCGTCGGGTTGGCGCCCAGCGCTTCGCCGAGGAACTGCCAGGCGTCGCCACCGGGCATGCGCAGCTTGATACCAGCCATGTCGGCCGGGGTCTTGATTTCCTTGTCGATGCGCAGGCCCACCTGACGGGCGCCGAAATAGGTTGGCCCCAGAATGTGGATGCCCAGCTGTTCTTCGGCCATCTGCTTGAATTCGGTGCCGACATCGCTGTCAAAGAAGGTGCGCAGATGGGCGGCGTCGCGGAACAGATAGGCCGAGGTCAGCACCGACCAGGCCGGGATCTGGTTGGAGATATCCTGGGGCGCAATATTGCCCATTTCCAGATTGCCGCGCTGCAGGGCGACCAGTTCGGTGCCCTGCTTGAACAGGTTGCCGCCGTAATAGGGCTCGAGCGTAAAGCCGTCCGTGATCTGGCCGGCAAACAGGCCCATCATCTCGGCGCGGATATCCTGCTCCGAGAATACAGCGGAGAATCGCAGCACAGGCTTGTCCTGTGCCAGGGTCGGCACGGCTGCTGCCAGGAGCAGGCTGCCAAGCAGCACCGCACGGCGCGTGAATCCAAAACGCATTTTCATCCTCCCAATTGTTACCCGCCGCAGGCGGGCATCATCTCCGGACGCGCGGCTTGAAGCCGCCGTTTTCCGTCCTGACGCACAATGTACGAAACAGTTCGTTCAAGTCAATGCCTCGTTATGCCCTGCTGGCAACATAACTGCGTAAAGCAGTTTCGTCATGTATTTCTATTTTTATATGATATTATGGATGGAGCGGTCGATGCCTTGACCGCAACGAAGATGGATGTGGAGACGGTGGTGCAGGAACAACGGCAGGACGGCGAAGACGGCGTGGCGGCGGTCGCGTTCAAGCGCATCCGGGGCGACATCATCGCCGGCATCCTGCCGCCGACAAGAAAGCTCAAGCTCGAACAGCTCAAGGCGCAGTACGGCACCAGCGTCAGCACGCTGCGCGAAATCCTCAACCGGCTGGCCAGCGAAAGCCTGGTGGTGGCGGAAGGGCAACGCGGCTTCGAGGTCGCTGCGGCGACCCCGGCCAATCTGCGGGAAGTGGCTGATTTGCGACTTTTGCTGGAGAGCCACGCGCTGCGCCTGTCGCTAAGCGCGGGTGACCTCGATTGGGAGGGCAGAGTGGTCGCGGCCCGGCACAAGCTCTCGGTGGTGGAAACGCAATTGCTCAAGGGCGATATGGGTCGCACGCTGCAATGGGTGCACTATGACTTCGCCTTCCACAATGCGCTCATCTCGGCCTGTGGTTCGCAGACGCTGCTCGATCTGCACGCGTCGGTGTTCGACAGGTTCATCCGCTATCACCTGCTGGCCGCCACATTTCGCGGCGCCGCCGTGATGGACGATCACCGGGCGCTGTTCGACCTGGCAATGGCGCGCGACATCGAGCCCTGCGTGATCAAGCTGACCAGCCATATCAGGGCCGGCGTCGAGCATGTGCTCGGTTCGGGCCGGATCTAGAAGCCGGCCGCGATAGCCGTGCGGAACGTGTCGGCCATGGCATCGGCTTGCGGCTTGATGCCGGCGAAGAGCTCGAAGGCGCGTACCGCCTGGTAGACCGCCATGCCGCCACCGGGCAGGACGCGACAGCCCTTGTCGCGCGAAAGCGCCATCAGTTCGGTTTCGAGCGGGAAGTAGACCACGTCGGCGACCCAGTGGCGGGCCTCGATGCGGTCGGCTGCCAGGGGCAGGCCCGGCATCTTGGTCATGCCCACCGGGGTTGTATTGACGATGCCGTCGGCAATCGCTGCGGCGGCTGTCACGTCATCGATAGCCTCGGCCTCGGCGCCGAGCCGGTCACGCAGGCGCGCTGCCAGCGCGTGGGCCCGGCCAGGGTCGGTGTCATAAATGGCCAGCCGCTCGACGCCCGCCTGCAGCAGGGCCCAGGCGACGGCGGCACCCGCGCCACCCGAGCCGAGCTGGAGAACCTGACCGAGCGGAACGCCGGGCAGGCCCTGGCGGAAGCTTTCGCCAAAGCCCCAGCAATCGGTATTGTGGCCAATGGTGCGGGCGCCCAGCACCACGGTATTGACCGCGCCGATGGCTGCGGCATCGGGCGCCAGATCGTCGAGCAGCGGCAGCATTGCCTGCTTGAACGGGTAGGTGACGTTCAGGCCGGAAAAGCCGAGCGCGCGTGCCTCGGCCAGGATTGCCGGCAGGGCGGCATCGTCGAGATCCAGTCGGTCGAAGTCGATCAGGTGATAGTGGTAGTCGAGCCCCAGGCGTTCGCCCTCGCGCTCGTGCATCAGCGGGGAGAGCGAAGCGGCAATGCCCCGGCCAAGCAGCCCCACCGTTTTGGCGCCCGGGCGCGGCAGACGGCCCTGCAGAATGGCGCTGAACAGCGGCGATTCCCGCGGCGTGCTGGCAATATGCAAGTCCCGTCTCCCTGCCGCCCTGTTGCGCGATACGCAGTGGCGGACTTGTGTTTGGCACGCTGCACCCGATAAATGGCTGACAGACGATTTGGGCAAAATGTACGAACTGGTTAGTTTAGTCAATTGCCGCCGAGGAAGGCTCCGACCGAATGAACATTCCGGTTTCATCATCCCGATCCAAGGCCCGCGACGGGGCGACGCGCGTACAGGATCCGGAAGGGACGCGGCAGAACATCATCGAGGTCGCGGCGCAGGAATTTGCGCTCAATGGCCTGTCGGGCGCCCGCATCGACGAGATCGCCGCCAAGACGCGGTCGTCCAAGCGGATGATCTACTATTATTTCGGCAACAAGGAGGGCCTGTATGTCAGCGCCCTCGAGAATGCCTATCGCCAGGTCCGCGATGGCGAGGCCAAGCTCGATATCGACGGCCTGCCGCCGCTCGACGCGCTGCGGCGGCTGGTTGAATTTACCTTCGACCACCATCACCAGCATGAAGAGTTCATCCGCATGGTGATGATCGAGAATATCCACCATGCCGAATTCCTGGCCCGCTCGGACGTCATCGCCGACCTCAATGTCACCGCCATCGGCCATATCGAGGCCATCTATGCCAAGGGCTTGGCCGAAGTGGTGTTTCGCCCCGGGCTGGATCCGCTGGAAATCCACTGGCAGATCAGCGCCCTGTGCTTTTTCAACGTCTCCAATCGCGCGACCTTTTCCAAGATATTCGGCAAGGATGTCGGCAGCCCCGCCTATCAGGAATCGCTGCGCCGGCAGACGGTGGAGATGGTGCTGCGCTTCGTCGTTCGCGCCGAAAAACTGGCGGAACTGTAGTCGAAGGCCATTTGTGGGCCTGCCCGTGCGGCGCTGGGAACGCCGAGAACCTGGCTTCTTGTGCCCGAAATCGGCGATCCTGGCGGGTTGTCACTAGGTGGGTGGACGCTTCTTGCAAATGTACTAACTAGTTCGTACTCTCCCGGGAAAAGGGAGCGCGACCTTGAAAACCTCGATTGCCACAGTGTCGATCAGCGGCGATCTGCCGGAGAAACTCGAGGCCATCGCCGCGGCGGGCTTTGACGGGGTCGAGATCTTCGAGACCGATTTCCTCGCCTATGACCAGTCGCCCCGCGACGTTGCCGCCCGGGTCGCCGATCTGGGTCTCACCATCACCCTGTTCCAGCCGTTCCGCGATTTTGAGGGCCTGCCCGAGCCGCAGCGCGGGCAGGCCTTCGAACGGGCCGAG
This sequence is a window from Devosia beringensis. Protein-coding genes within it:
- the dctP gene encoding TRAP transporter substrate-binding protein DctP, which produces MRFGFTRRAVLLGSLLLAAAVPTLAQDKPVLRFSAVFSEQDIRAEMMGLFAGQITDGFTLEPYYGGNLFKQGTELVALQRGNLEMGNIAPQDISNQIPAWSVLTSAYLFRDAAHLRTFFDSDVGTEFKQMAEEQLGIHILGPTYFGARQVGLRIDKEIKTPADMAGIKLRMPGGDAWQFLGEALGANPTPMAYAEVYTGLQTGAIDGQDNPLPNVENMKFYEVMQQIVLTSHLVGYDLLVIAKPSWDAMTPEQQQSVQAAATAAIDFSQQAHLDREAELLTQFESAGLKIYEPDLEAFRSTAQQKYLDSDLAKDWPEGVVDRINAL
- a CDS encoding GntR family transcriptional regulator, with protein sequence MDVETVVQEQRQDGEDGVAAVAFKRIRGDIIAGILPPTRKLKLEQLKAQYGTSVSTLREILNRLASESLVVAEGQRGFEVAAATPANLREVADLRLLLESHALRLSLSAGDLDWEGRVVAARHKLSVVETQLLKGDMGRTLQWVHYDFAFHNALISACGSQTLLDLHASVFDRFIRYHLLAATFRGAAVMDDHRALFDLAMARDIEPCVIKLTSHIRAGVEHVLGSGRI
- a CDS encoding shikimate dehydrogenase, whose translation is MHIASTPRESPLFSAILQGRLPRPGAKTVGLLGRGIAASLSPLMHEREGERLGLDYHYHLIDFDRLDLDDAALPAILAEARALGFSGLNVTYPFKQAMLPLLDDLAPDAAAIGAVNTVVLGARTIGHNTDCWGFGESFRQGLPGVPLGQVLQLGSGGAGAAVAWALLQAGVERLAIYDTDPGRAHALAARLRDRLGAEAEAIDDVTAAAAIADGIVNTTPVGMTKMPGLPLAADRIEARHWVADVVYFPLETELMALSRDKGCRVLPGGGMAVYQAVRAFELFAGIKPQADAMADTFRTAIAAGF
- a CDS encoding TetR/AcrR family transcriptional regulator, which codes for MNIPVSSSRSKARDGATRVQDPEGTRQNIIEVAAQEFALNGLSGARIDEIAAKTRSSKRMIYYYFGNKEGLYVSALENAYRQVRDGEAKLDIDGLPPLDALRRLVEFTFDHHHQHEEFIRMVMIENIHHAEFLARSDVIADLNVTAIGHIEAIYAKGLAEVVFRPGLDPLEIHWQISALCFFNVSNRATFSKIFGKDVGSPAYQESLRRQTVEMVLRFVVRAEKLAEL